The following are encoded together in the Pungitius pungitius chromosome 7, fPunPun2.1, whole genome shotgun sequence genome:
- the hps3 gene encoding Hermansky-Pudlak syndrome 3 protein isoform X1, which translates to MVHVYNCHPFSSQQIVQVEQEPGLICCGGGALFVVATGGCKVEAYDLEKEGCPLICRFATMGTVKSIQHSRMGDYLVTIEEKNCATYLRAYTNWRYQAEGKARVGVRLLGHLLRGASVRGGVQMEIIEIPLSERPVAVACCPVTGDLLVGCENTLVLFTLRRQNQQSQNQSQQMVQSTWTNSQQRSSQGQIMDSNPNFLDFERSVILHLSQMNPKQVALCGEYVAVQGELEVLVVKLETSSEPKTLEESSDTKKTDHLEDPVDFQVLPIHQELLGDRAKECDIAVSVEKTGLEDSKGQYTLSYVLFRRFTPDFFQGCSVEETQLHSLQLYPLFTGNQSVSLQEPSCVFCFFSLPSAGYLYSLKGGVELLSAYQYPEKVLKAVLTDYLLHVITKSALQCFTVRCAAVAARIEDPYIDSTMKACPPCSMEVCALRIQLFIGLRSMCVYGHHVILLSAADAETTEEPERTTQRRGLELKEHTMLTGIFLAVGIDPATTPALESLLSRPFVSRKWTISSPKPASTAGHGWNLYVVDTVSPLTLYQEMVEYSQRYAETNPQAQSLRHLLSEAHLLLRTSLLQTSEQQRITEGDSSLSPQAGTGGPAEEPAAVRTDCRELEEAFKQNCAQLGDCFSRGSQRECHLALPYYRMSGLSVTELMARNRPLPGSPHAYGPGFLFYLKHYLFEETEQILSQEAADEVIDIFSQSEPSQLVSVCASPSLINISPAKTLQILQHLEDTAGVSVPLTTTMATMMLRLDDLPEYTRLMERHAEMVLVYGFIEEPRMLLHGGDGGQHAHIRPTALTRQLAKSQPGLLVAAVVALHENNKVQLEHADHIFKELDCENCLQVDFWEAMLMASSQETIIQELLFRVASVYIDRLTNTPLETHTNGPHTPVKRRPLKSADDLINSCSHYGALYPWLIVLNPAHTTSSQHQEALYKLQSLLCGPSLSVASVMPLMERLSDQTLWGFSLHLLCATRRGQYDSSIEKMLDRCPQAIIAYANHHLQDNHMVLWWQKLLPELCNRTRVAADNGILLAALKETLVVVAMETSPTEFLELIPDDGAVSYFLPHLLTCSQRHLLA; encoded by the exons ATGGTGCATGTTTACAACTGCCATCCTTTCTCCTCACAGCAGATAGTACAG GTGGAGCAGGAGCCTGGACTCATCTGCTGCGGAGGTGGGGCCCTGTTCGTGGTGGCTACTGGAGGATGCAAG GTGGAGGCCTATGATTTGGAAAAGGAGGGCTGCCCTCTCATTTGTCGCTTTGCCACCATGGGCACAGTGAAGAGCATCCAGCACAGCCGGATGG GAGATTACCTGGTGACCATTGAAGAAAAGAACTGCGCCACCTATTTGAGAGCATACACCAACTGGCGCTACCAG GCGGAGGGGAAGGCCCGTGTCGGGGTGCGTTTGTTGGGCCACCTGCTGCGTGGGGCGTCTGTGCGGGGCGGAGTGCAGATGGAGATCATTGAGATCCCCCTGTCAGAGCGCCCTGTCGCCGTGGCGTGTTGCCCGGTAACAGGAGACCTTCTGGTCGGCTGCGAGAACACTTTGGTTCTGTTTACTTTGAGGAGACAGAACCAGCAGAGCCAG AATCAAAGTCAGCAGATGGTTCAGAGCACCTGGACAAACTCTCAGCAGAGATCCAGTCAAG GTCAGATCATGGATTCAAACCCGAATTTCCTGGATTTTGAACGCTCAGTAATCCTGCATCTTTCACAAATGAACCCTAAACAG GTGGCGCTGTGTGGAGAGTATGTTGCAGTGCAGGGGGAGCTGGAAGTGCTTGTCGTAAAACTGGAGACATCCTCTGAACCTAAAACCCTGGAAGAATCATCAGACACGAAGAAAA CAGACCACCTGGAAGACCCGGTTGACTTTCAGGTCCTTCCGATACACCAAGAGTTGCTTGGTGATCGAGCTAAAGAGTGCGACATTGCTGTCAGCGTGGAGAAGACCGGCCTGGAGGACAGTAAAGGACAATACACACTGTCGTATGTTCTCTTcag GCGTTTTACTCCGGACTTCTTCCAGGGCTGCAGTGTGGAGGAGACCCAACTTCACTCCCTACAACTCTACCCGCTGTTCACCG GGAACCAGTCGGTGTCTCTGCAGGAACCATCCTGCGTattctgcttcttctccctcccctccgccgGCTACCTGTACAGTCTGAAGGGTGGAGTCGAGCTTCTCTCGGCCTATCAGTATCCAGAGAAGGTCCTGAAGGCGGTGCTGACAGACTACCTGTTGCACGTCATTACAAA gagTGCTTTGCAGTGTTTCACAGTGCGCTGTGCAGCAGTAGCAGCCAGGATTGAAGACCCATACATTGACAGCACCATGAAG GCCTGTCCACCCTGCAGCATGGAGGTGTGTGCCCTCCGGATACAGCTGTTTATTGGTCTGCGTTCCATGTGCGTCTACGGCCACCATGTGATCCTTCTATCCGCCGCTGACGCGGAGACAACCGAGGAACCCGAACGCACCACACAGCGCAGAGGCCT TGAGTTGAAAGAGCACACCATGCTGACTGGTATTTTCCTGGCGGTGGGAATCGATCCCGCAACCACGCCAGCTCTGGAGAGCCTTCTTTCGCGCCCCTTCGT gagcaggaagtggacaatCTCTTCCCCCAAACCAGCCAGCACTGCAGGACACGGATGGAATCTTTACGTGGTCGACACCGTCTCCCCCCTCACTCTTTACCAGGAGatg GTCGAATACAGCCAGCGGTACGCGGAGACCAACCCGCAGGCTCAAAGTCTTCGGCACCTCTTGAGTGAAGCTCACCTCCTCCTGCGAACCTCCTTACTCCAAACTTCAGAGCAGCAGCGAATCACGGAGGgagactcctctctgtctccgcAGGCCGGTACAGGCGGGCCGGCTGAGGAACCGGCCGCTGTGCGCACAGACTGTAGAGAACTAGAGGAGGCCTTCAAGCAGAACTGTGCACAGCTGGGAGACTGTTTcagcag GGGGAGTCAGAGGGAGTGCCACCTGGCTCTGCCCTACTACAGGATGTCTGGTTTGTCGGTCACAGAGCTCATGGCCCGGAACCGGCCACTTCCTGGCAGCCCTCACGCCTACGGCCCCGGCTTCCTCTTCTACCTGAAACATTACCTGTTTGAAGAAACCGAGCAGATTCTCAGTCAG GAGGCTGCTGATGAGGTCATAGACattttcagccaatcagagccctCGCAGCTTGTCAGTGTTTGTGCCAGCCCGTCTCTGATAAACATCAGTCCAGCCAAGACGTTGCAAATCTTACAACATCTGGAAGACACAGCTGGCGTGTCTGTTCCTTTGACAACCACCATGGCAACCATGATGTTGCGTTTGGACGACCTGCCAGAGTACACGCGTCTGATGGAAAGACACGCAGAG ATGGTGCTGGTGTACGGGTTCATCGAGGAGCCTAGGATGCTGCTGCACGGCGGAGATGGAGGCCAGCACGCACACATCCGTCCCACAGCATTGACCCGCCAACTGGCAAAGTCCCAACCAGGACTGCTGGTGGCTGCTGTGGTGGCTttgcatgaaaacaacaaagtccagctggaacacGCTGATCACATATTCaag GAGCTGGACTGCGAGAACTGCTTACAGGTGGATTTCTGGGAGGCAATGCTCATGGCGTCCTCACAGGAAACCATCATCCAGGAACTTCTGTTCCGAGTGGCGTCCGTCTACATCGACCGACTGACCAACACACCCttggaaacacacaccaacGGACCACACACGCCTGTGAAACGCAGGCCACTGAAGAGCGCCGACGATCTG ATTAACTCGTGCTCCCATTACGGTGCTCTGTACCCGTGGCTCATCGTTCTCAATCCAGCGCACACAACCAGCTCACAACACCAGGAGGCGCTGTACAAATTGCAG TCTCTCCTCTGTGGCCCGTCGCTGTCAGTGGCCTCCGTCATGCCTCTGATGGAGCGTCTTTCAGACCAAACCTTATGGGGCTTCAGCCTGCACCTCCTCTGCGCCACCAGGAGGGGGCAGTACGACAGCAGCATCGAGAAGATGCTGGACCGATGTCCTCAGGCCATCATAGCCTATGCCAACCACCACTTACAAGATAATCACATG GTGTTATGGTGGCAGAAGCTGCTCCCAGAGCTTTGTAACAGGACGAGAGTTGCCGCAGACAACGGCATCCTATTAGCTGCTCTCAAAG AGACGCTGGTcgtggttgccatggagacaagCCCCACAGAGTTCCTGGAACTGATTCCTGATGATGGAGCCGTCTCGTATTTCCTGCCTCACCTTTTGACATGTAGCCAGAGACACCTGCttgcatga
- the hps3 gene encoding Hermansky-Pudlak syndrome 3 protein isoform X2: protein MVHVYNCHPFSSQQIVQVEQEPGLICCGGGALFVVATGGCKVEAYDLEKEGCPLICRFATMGTVKSIQHSRMGDYLVTIEEKNCATYLRAYTNWRYQAEGKARVGVRLLGHLLRGASVRGGVQMEIIEIPLSERPVAVACCPVTGDLLVGCENTLVLFTLRRQNQQSQNQSQQMVQSTWTNSQQRSSQGQIMDSNPNFLDFERSVILHLSQMNPKQVALCGEYVAVQGELEVLVVKLETSSEPKTLEESSDTKKNHLEDPVDFQVLPIHQELLGDRAKECDIAVSVEKTGLEDSKGQYTLSYVLFRRFTPDFFQGCSVEETQLHSLQLYPLFTGNQSVSLQEPSCVFCFFSLPSAGYLYSLKGGVELLSAYQYPEKVLKAVLTDYLLHVITKSALQCFTVRCAAVAARIEDPYIDSTMKACPPCSMEVCALRIQLFIGLRSMCVYGHHVILLSAADAETTEEPERTTQRRGLELKEHTMLTGIFLAVGIDPATTPALESLLSRPFVSRKWTISSPKPASTAGHGWNLYVVDTVSPLTLYQEMVEYSQRYAETNPQAQSLRHLLSEAHLLLRTSLLQTSEQQRITEGDSSLSPQAGTGGPAEEPAAVRTDCRELEEAFKQNCAQLGDCFSRGSQRECHLALPYYRMSGLSVTELMARNRPLPGSPHAYGPGFLFYLKHYLFEETEQILSQEAADEVIDIFSQSEPSQLVSVCASPSLINISPAKTLQILQHLEDTAGVSVPLTTTMATMMLRLDDLPEYTRLMERHAEMVLVYGFIEEPRMLLHGGDGGQHAHIRPTALTRQLAKSQPGLLVAAVVALHENNKVQLEHADHIFKELDCENCLQVDFWEAMLMASSQETIIQELLFRVASVYIDRLTNTPLETHTNGPHTPVKRRPLKSADDLINSCSHYGALYPWLIVLNPAHTTSSQHQEALYKLQSLLCGPSLSVASVMPLMERLSDQTLWGFSLHLLCATRRGQYDSSIEKMLDRCPQAIIAYANHHLQDNHMVLWWQKLLPELCNRTRVAADNGILLAALKETLVVVAMETSPTEFLELIPDDGAVSYFLPHLLTCSQRHLLA from the exons ATGGTGCATGTTTACAACTGCCATCCTTTCTCCTCACAGCAGATAGTACAG GTGGAGCAGGAGCCTGGACTCATCTGCTGCGGAGGTGGGGCCCTGTTCGTGGTGGCTACTGGAGGATGCAAG GTGGAGGCCTATGATTTGGAAAAGGAGGGCTGCCCTCTCATTTGTCGCTTTGCCACCATGGGCACAGTGAAGAGCATCCAGCACAGCCGGATGG GAGATTACCTGGTGACCATTGAAGAAAAGAACTGCGCCACCTATTTGAGAGCATACACCAACTGGCGCTACCAG GCGGAGGGGAAGGCCCGTGTCGGGGTGCGTTTGTTGGGCCACCTGCTGCGTGGGGCGTCTGTGCGGGGCGGAGTGCAGATGGAGATCATTGAGATCCCCCTGTCAGAGCGCCCTGTCGCCGTGGCGTGTTGCCCGGTAACAGGAGACCTTCTGGTCGGCTGCGAGAACACTTTGGTTCTGTTTACTTTGAGGAGACAGAACCAGCAGAGCCAG AATCAAAGTCAGCAGATGGTTCAGAGCACCTGGACAAACTCTCAGCAGAGATCCAGTCAAG GTCAGATCATGGATTCAAACCCGAATTTCCTGGATTTTGAACGCTCAGTAATCCTGCATCTTTCACAAATGAACCCTAAACAG GTGGCGCTGTGTGGAGAGTATGTTGCAGTGCAGGGGGAGCTGGAAGTGCTTGTCGTAAAACTGGAGACATCCTCTGAACCTAAAACCCTGGAAGAATCATCAGACACGAAGAAAA ACCACCTGGAAGACCCGGTTGACTTTCAGGTCCTTCCGATACACCAAGAGTTGCTTGGTGATCGAGCTAAAGAGTGCGACATTGCTGTCAGCGTGGAGAAGACCGGCCTGGAGGACAGTAAAGGACAATACACACTGTCGTATGTTCTCTTcag GCGTTTTACTCCGGACTTCTTCCAGGGCTGCAGTGTGGAGGAGACCCAACTTCACTCCCTACAACTCTACCCGCTGTTCACCG GGAACCAGTCGGTGTCTCTGCAGGAACCATCCTGCGTattctgcttcttctccctcccctccgccgGCTACCTGTACAGTCTGAAGGGTGGAGTCGAGCTTCTCTCGGCCTATCAGTATCCAGAGAAGGTCCTGAAGGCGGTGCTGACAGACTACCTGTTGCACGTCATTACAAA gagTGCTTTGCAGTGTTTCACAGTGCGCTGTGCAGCAGTAGCAGCCAGGATTGAAGACCCATACATTGACAGCACCATGAAG GCCTGTCCACCCTGCAGCATGGAGGTGTGTGCCCTCCGGATACAGCTGTTTATTGGTCTGCGTTCCATGTGCGTCTACGGCCACCATGTGATCCTTCTATCCGCCGCTGACGCGGAGACAACCGAGGAACCCGAACGCACCACACAGCGCAGAGGCCT TGAGTTGAAAGAGCACACCATGCTGACTGGTATTTTCCTGGCGGTGGGAATCGATCCCGCAACCACGCCAGCTCTGGAGAGCCTTCTTTCGCGCCCCTTCGT gagcaggaagtggacaatCTCTTCCCCCAAACCAGCCAGCACTGCAGGACACGGATGGAATCTTTACGTGGTCGACACCGTCTCCCCCCTCACTCTTTACCAGGAGatg GTCGAATACAGCCAGCGGTACGCGGAGACCAACCCGCAGGCTCAAAGTCTTCGGCACCTCTTGAGTGAAGCTCACCTCCTCCTGCGAACCTCCTTACTCCAAACTTCAGAGCAGCAGCGAATCACGGAGGgagactcctctctgtctccgcAGGCCGGTACAGGCGGGCCGGCTGAGGAACCGGCCGCTGTGCGCACAGACTGTAGAGAACTAGAGGAGGCCTTCAAGCAGAACTGTGCACAGCTGGGAGACTGTTTcagcag GGGGAGTCAGAGGGAGTGCCACCTGGCTCTGCCCTACTACAGGATGTCTGGTTTGTCGGTCACAGAGCTCATGGCCCGGAACCGGCCACTTCCTGGCAGCCCTCACGCCTACGGCCCCGGCTTCCTCTTCTACCTGAAACATTACCTGTTTGAAGAAACCGAGCAGATTCTCAGTCAG GAGGCTGCTGATGAGGTCATAGACattttcagccaatcagagccctCGCAGCTTGTCAGTGTTTGTGCCAGCCCGTCTCTGATAAACATCAGTCCAGCCAAGACGTTGCAAATCTTACAACATCTGGAAGACACAGCTGGCGTGTCTGTTCCTTTGACAACCACCATGGCAACCATGATGTTGCGTTTGGACGACCTGCCAGAGTACACGCGTCTGATGGAAAGACACGCAGAG ATGGTGCTGGTGTACGGGTTCATCGAGGAGCCTAGGATGCTGCTGCACGGCGGAGATGGAGGCCAGCACGCACACATCCGTCCCACAGCATTGACCCGCCAACTGGCAAAGTCCCAACCAGGACTGCTGGTGGCTGCTGTGGTGGCTttgcatgaaaacaacaaagtccagctggaacacGCTGATCACATATTCaag GAGCTGGACTGCGAGAACTGCTTACAGGTGGATTTCTGGGAGGCAATGCTCATGGCGTCCTCACAGGAAACCATCATCCAGGAACTTCTGTTCCGAGTGGCGTCCGTCTACATCGACCGACTGACCAACACACCCttggaaacacacaccaacGGACCACACACGCCTGTGAAACGCAGGCCACTGAAGAGCGCCGACGATCTG ATTAACTCGTGCTCCCATTACGGTGCTCTGTACCCGTGGCTCATCGTTCTCAATCCAGCGCACACAACCAGCTCACAACACCAGGAGGCGCTGTACAAATTGCAG TCTCTCCTCTGTGGCCCGTCGCTGTCAGTGGCCTCCGTCATGCCTCTGATGGAGCGTCTTTCAGACCAAACCTTATGGGGCTTCAGCCTGCACCTCCTCTGCGCCACCAGGAGGGGGCAGTACGACAGCAGCATCGAGAAGATGCTGGACCGATGTCCTCAGGCCATCATAGCCTATGCCAACCACCACTTACAAGATAATCACATG GTGTTATGGTGGCAGAAGCTGCTCCCAGAGCTTTGTAACAGGACGAGAGTTGCCGCAGACAACGGCATCCTATTAGCTGCTCTCAAAG AGACGCTGGTcgtggttgccatggagacaagCCCCACAGAGTTCCTGGAACTGATTCCTGATGATGGAGCCGTCTCGTATTTCCTGCCTCACCTTTTGACATGTAGCCAGAGACACCTGCttgcatga
- the hps3 gene encoding Hermansky-Pudlak syndrome 3 protein isoform X3, with protein MVHVYNCHPFSSQQIVQVEQEPGLICCGGGALFVVATGGCKVEAYDLEKEGCPLICRFATMGTVKSIQHSRMGDYLVTIEEKNCATYLRAYTNWRYQAEGKARVGVRLLGHLLRGASVRGGVQMEIIEIPLSERPVAVACCPVTGDLLVGCENTLVLFTLRRQNQQSQNQSQQMVQSTWTNSQQRSSQGQIMDSNPNFLDFERSVILHLSQMNPKQVALCGEYVAVQGELEVLVVKLETSSEPKTLEESSDTKKTDHLEDPVDFQVLPIHQELLGDRAKECDIAVSVEKTGLEDSKGQYTLSYVLFRRFTPDFFQGCSVEETQLHSLQLYPLFTGNQSVSLQEPSCVFCFFSLPSAGYLYSLKGGVELLSAYQYPEKVLKAVLTDYLLHVITKSALQCFTVRCAAVAARIEDPYIDSTMKACPPCSMEVCALRIQLFIGLRSMCVYGHHVILLSAADAETTEEPERTTQRRGLSRKWTISSPKPASTAGHGWNLYVVDTVSPLTLYQEMVEYSQRYAETNPQAQSLRHLLSEAHLLLRTSLLQTSEQQRITEGDSSLSPQAGTGGPAEEPAAVRTDCRELEEAFKQNCAQLGDCFSRGSQRECHLALPYYRMSGLSVTELMARNRPLPGSPHAYGPGFLFYLKHYLFEETEQILSQEAADEVIDIFSQSEPSQLVSVCASPSLINISPAKTLQILQHLEDTAGVSVPLTTTMATMMLRLDDLPEYTRLMERHAEMVLVYGFIEEPRMLLHGGDGGQHAHIRPTALTRQLAKSQPGLLVAAVVALHENNKVQLEHADHIFKELDCENCLQVDFWEAMLMASSQETIIQELLFRVASVYIDRLTNTPLETHTNGPHTPVKRRPLKSADDLINSCSHYGALYPWLIVLNPAHTTSSQHQEALYKLQSLLCGPSLSVASVMPLMERLSDQTLWGFSLHLLCATRRGQYDSSIEKMLDRCPQAIIAYANHHLQDNHMVLWWQKLLPELCNRTRVAADNGILLAALKETLVVVAMETSPTEFLELIPDDGAVSYFLPHLLTCSQRHLLA; from the exons ATGGTGCATGTTTACAACTGCCATCCTTTCTCCTCACAGCAGATAGTACAG GTGGAGCAGGAGCCTGGACTCATCTGCTGCGGAGGTGGGGCCCTGTTCGTGGTGGCTACTGGAGGATGCAAG GTGGAGGCCTATGATTTGGAAAAGGAGGGCTGCCCTCTCATTTGTCGCTTTGCCACCATGGGCACAGTGAAGAGCATCCAGCACAGCCGGATGG GAGATTACCTGGTGACCATTGAAGAAAAGAACTGCGCCACCTATTTGAGAGCATACACCAACTGGCGCTACCAG GCGGAGGGGAAGGCCCGTGTCGGGGTGCGTTTGTTGGGCCACCTGCTGCGTGGGGCGTCTGTGCGGGGCGGAGTGCAGATGGAGATCATTGAGATCCCCCTGTCAGAGCGCCCTGTCGCCGTGGCGTGTTGCCCGGTAACAGGAGACCTTCTGGTCGGCTGCGAGAACACTTTGGTTCTGTTTACTTTGAGGAGACAGAACCAGCAGAGCCAG AATCAAAGTCAGCAGATGGTTCAGAGCACCTGGACAAACTCTCAGCAGAGATCCAGTCAAG GTCAGATCATGGATTCAAACCCGAATTTCCTGGATTTTGAACGCTCAGTAATCCTGCATCTTTCACAAATGAACCCTAAACAG GTGGCGCTGTGTGGAGAGTATGTTGCAGTGCAGGGGGAGCTGGAAGTGCTTGTCGTAAAACTGGAGACATCCTCTGAACCTAAAACCCTGGAAGAATCATCAGACACGAAGAAAA CAGACCACCTGGAAGACCCGGTTGACTTTCAGGTCCTTCCGATACACCAAGAGTTGCTTGGTGATCGAGCTAAAGAGTGCGACATTGCTGTCAGCGTGGAGAAGACCGGCCTGGAGGACAGTAAAGGACAATACACACTGTCGTATGTTCTCTTcag GCGTTTTACTCCGGACTTCTTCCAGGGCTGCAGTGTGGAGGAGACCCAACTTCACTCCCTACAACTCTACCCGCTGTTCACCG GGAACCAGTCGGTGTCTCTGCAGGAACCATCCTGCGTattctgcttcttctccctcccctccgccgGCTACCTGTACAGTCTGAAGGGTGGAGTCGAGCTTCTCTCGGCCTATCAGTATCCAGAGAAGGTCCTGAAGGCGGTGCTGACAGACTACCTGTTGCACGTCATTACAAA gagTGCTTTGCAGTGTTTCACAGTGCGCTGTGCAGCAGTAGCAGCCAGGATTGAAGACCCATACATTGACAGCACCATGAAG GCCTGTCCACCCTGCAGCATGGAGGTGTGTGCCCTCCGGATACAGCTGTTTATTGGTCTGCGTTCCATGTGCGTCTACGGCCACCATGTGATCCTTCTATCCGCCGCTGACGCGGAGACAACCGAGGAACCCGAACGCACCACACAGCGCAGAGGCCT gagcaggaagtggacaatCTCTTCCCCCAAACCAGCCAGCACTGCAGGACACGGATGGAATCTTTACGTGGTCGACACCGTCTCCCCCCTCACTCTTTACCAGGAGatg GTCGAATACAGCCAGCGGTACGCGGAGACCAACCCGCAGGCTCAAAGTCTTCGGCACCTCTTGAGTGAAGCTCACCTCCTCCTGCGAACCTCCTTACTCCAAACTTCAGAGCAGCAGCGAATCACGGAGGgagactcctctctgtctccgcAGGCCGGTACAGGCGGGCCGGCTGAGGAACCGGCCGCTGTGCGCACAGACTGTAGAGAACTAGAGGAGGCCTTCAAGCAGAACTGTGCACAGCTGGGAGACTGTTTcagcag GGGGAGTCAGAGGGAGTGCCACCTGGCTCTGCCCTACTACAGGATGTCTGGTTTGTCGGTCACAGAGCTCATGGCCCGGAACCGGCCACTTCCTGGCAGCCCTCACGCCTACGGCCCCGGCTTCCTCTTCTACCTGAAACATTACCTGTTTGAAGAAACCGAGCAGATTCTCAGTCAG GAGGCTGCTGATGAGGTCATAGACattttcagccaatcagagccctCGCAGCTTGTCAGTGTTTGTGCCAGCCCGTCTCTGATAAACATCAGTCCAGCCAAGACGTTGCAAATCTTACAACATCTGGAAGACACAGCTGGCGTGTCTGTTCCTTTGACAACCACCATGGCAACCATGATGTTGCGTTTGGACGACCTGCCAGAGTACACGCGTCTGATGGAAAGACACGCAGAG ATGGTGCTGGTGTACGGGTTCATCGAGGAGCCTAGGATGCTGCTGCACGGCGGAGATGGAGGCCAGCACGCACACATCCGTCCCACAGCATTGACCCGCCAACTGGCAAAGTCCCAACCAGGACTGCTGGTGGCTGCTGTGGTGGCTttgcatgaaaacaacaaagtccagctggaacacGCTGATCACATATTCaag GAGCTGGACTGCGAGAACTGCTTACAGGTGGATTTCTGGGAGGCAATGCTCATGGCGTCCTCACAGGAAACCATCATCCAGGAACTTCTGTTCCGAGTGGCGTCCGTCTACATCGACCGACTGACCAACACACCCttggaaacacacaccaacGGACCACACACGCCTGTGAAACGCAGGCCACTGAAGAGCGCCGACGATCTG ATTAACTCGTGCTCCCATTACGGTGCTCTGTACCCGTGGCTCATCGTTCTCAATCCAGCGCACACAACCAGCTCACAACACCAGGAGGCGCTGTACAAATTGCAG TCTCTCCTCTGTGGCCCGTCGCTGTCAGTGGCCTCCGTCATGCCTCTGATGGAGCGTCTTTCAGACCAAACCTTATGGGGCTTCAGCCTGCACCTCCTCTGCGCCACCAGGAGGGGGCAGTACGACAGCAGCATCGAGAAGATGCTGGACCGATGTCCTCAGGCCATCATAGCCTATGCCAACCACCACTTACAAGATAATCACATG GTGTTATGGTGGCAGAAGCTGCTCCCAGAGCTTTGTAACAGGACGAGAGTTGCCGCAGACAACGGCATCCTATTAGCTGCTCTCAAAG AGACGCTGGTcgtggttgccatggagacaagCCCCACAGAGTTCCTGGAACTGATTCCTGATGATGGAGCCGTCTCGTATTTCCTGCCTCACCTTTTGACATGTAGCCAGAGACACCTGCttgcatga